From a region of the Candidatus Neomarinimicrobiota bacterium genome:
- a CDS encoding response regulator translates to MKKDILNPSPPSVLVIDDEHSICQFFVDLFNEIGINIETEQTGAAGLESALKNSYSLIFLDVKLGDMSGIDVLRSIKASDLDTKVVVISGYLTESLIEEAMKMGVDGYLYKPLAVRDIVSLTHKFVDLNH, encoded by the coding sequence GTGAAAAAGGACATCCTTAACCCTTCGCCTCCATCAGTGCTCGTTATCGACGATGAACATAGCATATGCCAGTTCTTTGTTGATCTGTTTAATGAAATTGGCATCAACATTGAGACCGAACAGACCGGTGCAGCCGGCCTGGAGTCTGCGCTGAAGAATTCTTATTCGTTGATATTCCTGGATGTAAAACTCGGGGATATGAGCGGGATTGATGTGTTGAGATCGATCAAGGCCAGTGATCTTGACACGAAAGTCGTCGTCATTTCGGGATATCTGACGGAGTCGCTGATTGAAGAGGCAATGAAGATGGGGGTAGACGGTTACTTGTATAAACCTCTGGCTGTAAGGGATATTGTGTCGTTGACACACAAGTTTGTTGACCTGAATCATTGA